GTGCGCTTTGTCGACGAGATCCCTGTGAGCGCGGCGGGAAAGGTCCTGAAGAGGGAGCTTAGAGAACTGCTGTGACGCAACAGGATCGGGGCCCCGGGATCAGACCGGACCCCTGATCAGGTCCGGTATGACAGGTAACAGGTATGATCGCCGGAGTGGTAATGGACAGTGAACCTCCGCGGCGTGCGATATGGTGTGCGCTCGAAAGGAACATCCACTTGGAGAGGGAGGGTGCTCGATGGATTTTGACTTCAACAGCGACCAGAACATGTTCAGGGACAGCTTCAGGAGATTTCTGGATAAGGAGATCGCCCCGATCGTTGATGAGAGAGACAAGAAAGGACCGCTTGCCAGAGAGGAAGCGATAGGGTTCATGAAGAAGTTCAAAAAGATCGGTGTCGGCTGGGACCCCCAGAGCCTCAAAGGGTTTATGCAGGACTTCATGACGTTCGGGATCCTCACGGAGGAGCTGTCCCGTGTCTGGCTCAGCCTGGACCTGGTCTATACGATGAATTTCGGTCAGACGCTGCTCCTTCTCGCGCCGGACGCAATGAGAGAAAAACTGATGCCGCAGTGGCGGGAAGGGGGGCTGATCAGCTGTAACGCCATAACCGAGCCCAACGCGGGTTCAGACCACAGGAGCATGAGGACCACCGCCGTTCTCGACGGGGACAAATATATCATCAATGGTTCGAAGACCTGGGTGAGCAATGCCCCGATCGCCGATATATGTCTCCTTGTCGCAAAGGACGAAACGGGCAGGGAAAGCGCCTTTCTGATCGATCGGGAGGAATCTCCCTTTCAGACGAGAGAGCTGCTGAAGCTGGGCCTGCACGCCGGCCCCACGGGGGAGATGTTTTTTGATGAGTGTTGTATCCCCCGGGAGAACAATGTCATGGAGATGGTCTCCACGGCGTTCTCGAGCGGACGACGTGAAGAGATCATGGAAGAATTTCCGCTGGTGACCGAAATGGGGCTCTGGAAGCTCTTCAACGTAATGTCCCCCGTCAGTGCCATCTTCTGCTTTTCGCGCTCCTGGATGGCGCTGGCGGCGGTGGGTGTGTGCCGGGCCGCCCTGGAGGCGTCGATCGCATATGCGAAGGAGCGGGAGCAGTTCGGGAGGCCGATCGGCAAGACCCAGACCATCCAGGGTATGATCTACGAGATGATGGCCCTGACGGAAACGTCCCGGCTCCTCTCGTACCGTGCACTGGACCTCACCATGAAGGGGAGCGGGGAGGCCCGGCTCATGTCGTCCCTGGCAAAGGGGTATGCCGCGGAGGCGGCGGTCAGGGTGGCTTCAAGCGCCATTCAGATCCACGGCGCCATGGGGCTTTCCGTGGACCTGCCGCTGGAACGCTATTTCAGGGATGCCCGGTCGTGGACCATTCCCGACGGTACGACGGAGATACAGAAACTGGTCGTGGGGAATGAAGCGCTGGGAATGTCGGCCTATGTCTGACCAGCGATATACGGGGAAGGCTGAGAATCATGAAAGAAAACCTGTACGCACCTAAACCCTGGTTGAATTTCTATAAGAAACTGGGAATTCCCGAAACCATGGAGCCCTATCCTGAAATACCCCTTCATCAACTGCTCGACGATACCGCCCGGGAACATCCGGACAGCACTGCCATTATTTACATGGATGGTGAGATCACCTTCGGGCGTCTGAAAAAGGAAACGGAGAAACTCGCAGCGGCCCTTGCAGGCCTGGGTGTCAGGAAAGGTGAAACGGTTACCATACTCCTTCCCACATCAGCCCAGTTCGCCATATCCATCTGGGGCATCAGCAGAACGGGAGCGACACAGCTCTGGGCGAGCACCATGCTCAAGGAAATGGAATTGATCGATCTTCTCAACCAGACGGGCTCTAAAACTATCATCACCCTTGATACGAATCTGGATATGATACGTGTGATCAAGGCTCGCACGAACCTGAAACATGTCATCATAACAGCCCTTGATGATTACTCGGCCACAGAAAGACCGCTGGGTGAGGACATCGAAGGGGTTTTCCGGTTCAGAAAGCTCATAGCCGACCATCCCTCCGTTCCTCCCCGGGTGGATATCGATCCAAAGAATGATTGCGCCCTTCTGAGATTCACCGGAGGGGCCACAGGAATTCCCAAGGGTGTCATGTCAAGCCACTTCAATCTGACCGCGAACACCAGGCAGATCCAGGGAATGCTGCCTATCATCGGGGCGGTGAAAGGGAAGAACCTCGTCACCATCGTTCCCCTGTTGATGTTCCATTTGGGTGGGTTCACCTATATCTACATGACGGCGCTCGGCCTTACCCAGATACTGCTGTCCGACAACCGGGATTACGAGAGCATAGTAAATATGATGAATACCTATCGACCGTTCCTGTCCGCCCTCGTTCCGGCGCAGTGGATGAAGGTTTCCGCGGATAAGCGGCTCACACACACGCCGTTGCTTGGATTATCAGGGGCGGCGCCGCTTCCCTCGGACGTTACCAGGGAGATCGAAACGGAAAGAGGGGGTGTCGTCACGGACGTGTACGGGCAGTCTGAGGCCAACTGCCTGGTTACGGCAAACCTCTCAATTGCGGCCAAGCTCCTGCCCGGAGGCGATCGATCGCTCGTGTGGGTCGGTCGAACCATGCCGATGGCCGTAAAAGTGCTGCCCCATCTGATCGACTTCGCGCAATCCCGGCCGGGAAGGATGATCGTAACGCTCCTGAAGCCGATATTTTTGCCGCTCCTGAAGAGAGGGGTGAAAAAGAAAGCGATGAGCGGGAAAAAGGTTCGCGGCTTCAAGGAAGGTGTCGGCACCCCCCTCCCGGATACCGATGTGAAGCTCCTGGATGTCACAACTGGAAAGGAAGTTGGAATAGGAGAGCCGGGAGAGCTCTTCTATCGGGGACCCCAGCTTATGATGGGCTATTTCCCGGAAACTGGCAGCGGCCTTACAGAGGACGGTTATCTGGGAAGCGGCGATGTTGCCATTATGGACGAGGACGGATTTTTCCGGATCGTCGACAGAACGAAGGATATGATCAATGTGGGGGGGTTCAAGGTTTACACAGAGGTCCTTGATGAAGCCCTGCGCAGGCATCCTTCCGTCTTTCTGGCCGGCTGTGTCGGTGTTCCTGACCCGGCGCGGCCGGGAAGTGAAATTGTAAAGGCGTTCATTCAGCTGAAAGAGGGGGAAGTCCCGCGACCGGACCTGGAAAAAGAACTGACGGCCCTGGTGGAGAAGTCACTGTCCGCCTACTACAAACCCAAAATATATGTCTTCCTTGATGAGATCCCCCTCTCCAACGTGGACAAGGTCAACAAGCTCGCTCTCAGGGAGATGACGGGTAACCACGGGGCCGGTCAGATCCCGAAATCCTGAGTCAGACATGGGATCAGGTCAATCTGCATCTTCCTGAAAAATAGATGGCGGTGCATGCCTTCTCTTTCTCTTATTTCCTGTCAAAGGCGATTACTTCACTATTTTTTGTTTATCAAAGTGTCCTGCGGGAGGCACTGTTCTCTTGTCAGTGGAATAACGTACAGACCCTGTCGGACATACATCTCGACAGGCATAGCAGGAAAAACAATCCGGTATGGTCTTTTTGTCGTTCTTTAGGATAGCGCTCATAACCGTCGTGGGGCATGCGGCAGCGCACTTTTCACAGGCAATACAGGTTTCATAATTAACGTTTACCCTTACGCGGCTTATTTTTTCTATAAGCCACCCCACTAACCCGAAGGGACAAAAGATGTGGCACCACGGACGGTAGATAAAAAGAGAAGCAACAAGGAGCGCAACGATGAATATACTGCCTGCGAGAACAACGTGTCCTGGGTTGAAGATCTTGAAAGGATCAATTGGTTCTACAATATCGATTCCCCACAAAAAAGCGACAATGGTAAAGATACCCAGAAATGCGATACGGAGTGTGTTCGTCAGGACAAAGGGCAGCTTTATCTGTTTCCCGAAAACAGCCTTCTTCTTACCGGTCCGATTGATATGAAAAATAAGGTCCTGCAGGGTCCCCACCTGACAACCCCAGGCACAGATATACTTGTTTACGAGGAAGACGCATGCCAAAAAAACTGTCAGTGCAATAATCCGAGGGGGGAAGATTGCTCCTGTCGAGCCATAGAGATAAATGGCATCCTTGACCGTACCCATCGGACTGGGATCGGAGCCGAGTATAACACCAAAGATCAGGATGGCAGTGAACAACATCCACTTCCTGAGTCGCTGGCTAACTTTACGCTTGTTAAAGATCATGTAAACCGTTACCAGAAAAACCGCCCAGAAAAAAAATTTGACCAGGATCTTGATCCAGTTCTTGGAAGCATGTTCGGAGGCCAATGCCAATTTTTTCAGGACAAGCGCTGAAATCTGGGGAGGGGTACCGTATGTCTCCAGCGTATTCTCCAGATCGGATTTTGCCTGCAACCCAAAAATTTCCCTGAGGACCTGATTAGACAAATTATTGGTCTGACCGAATTGTGCGACAGTCATCCCCCTTTCAATAATCAGAGTATCAGGCTTTGGCAACTTTTCAGGTTTGTCACCCCATATCTTGGCAGATATTAATGACAATCCAACCACAGCAATAATCAATACAATAAAGAGAGCAACTGTCTTCAAAATTGTTCGGTTGATCATAAATCTCTCTCACTAATGTTCAAAACCACTTGTAATATGTCTGCAATCTCTTCCGTTGGAGCGATTTATTCGGTGGGCTTTTGATTTTGATCTGAACTTGATTCACTCTTTCCATCGAGGGCTTTCAGACGTTCCTGGTGCCCCTTAATAGTTTCCTTAATCCGTATCTTGTCATCTTCAGGCGCCTCCTTTAATGCGGCTTCGAGTTCTTCAATATTTTTAACCAGACTCTTTTTCTCATTTTCGGTTCTTTCAGCTTGCTCAGCCTTGTCAAACGCGATCTCCTCCGCATTTATACTCCCTTTAGCTGATGTCACGGCAACCGAAACCGGAACGATTTTCTGATCATCACCCATCCGTCTTTGGATCATAATAGTTGGCGACATGATTTCGATACCTTGCTCATGCAGCGTATCCAATATTGACTGATAGAGGTTTGAGCGAACCGATATCATTTTTTTAACTTCCGTTAATAAACCAGCTACGCGGTATTCAACTGAATAATTACCAAGATCTAAAATGTGTACAAACGGTTCTTCGAGCCCACTTTTTTCGGCAGCTTGTATGAGAAGAGATTCGACCAGAGAATGGTGAACATCGTATCCTAAAGACAGAGAAGCCGAGATTATTGTTCCCGAGCTGCGGATTGTGGTGACCGCATTTTTGATCAGGTAAGTATTGGAAAGCGAAATGAGCTCACGCATTTCGGTTTGAATCTCAGTATCGAACAACCCTCGCTCCGAAACGCGTCCGAAATGATCGCCTACACGAATAAAATCACCAGTCCGAAACGGTTTTGTTATTCGAAGGACTATACCAGCCATCAGGTTGGATACAATGTTCGTTGACGAAAACGCAATGACACCTGAAATAAGAATCCCGATCAGTCCTATCAATTGGTTGCGGGAGCTTTCGCTTATCGGTAAAGCAAGAATTATGGTAAGAAGTCCTCCAAGAGTCAGCCCAAGCAAAATCATATGCCGGGGGAACTTCCGCTCATTGCCGAGATCAGGGTGCTTTCCGATAAGAAACCAATGTCCGGCTCGAAGAATTATACATACCCCTATGACCGTTAATAAGGCTGGTAAAAAAGTTATTAACTCATGCACTAAATTCTCTGATTCCAGCATTTGGGATACCCGTTATTCCCCATCGAACACTATAATATATGGTTTCTCTTCAATTACACATAATGCTATTTTATAGGATAAAAAAGAAAGCTATATTTATGACTTAATTCCCCCGTTAAATGCTTAAAAAATAAAGTGCCTGTGATGATGTTTGTCAATAATCTTGAATATAAACGTTGATACGTCAGGATGAATCCTGTTGATTCATTGTAAAAAAGGCTTCCTCCCGGGATCCCGTGTCTTTGTTATTTCAGGTTTACGCATTTTTTTAGACTGCAATTGTCGTAAACATCGGAAGTCAAACGTAACATGCGGTACCAAACATCTAAGGCATTTAAATAAAGGAAAACTAAGCCCATCATAGAGGTTTCTTTGCCTGCGAAGAGCGGCCCTTTCTCTGGGAGGGAGGAATACCATGGAACCCCTCCCAAAGACCCATGAAAAATCGGCCGGCATTTGAACCCAGCGATCGAGAGCGATAACCGCCCTCTTGAACGATGATTGTCGGAAGCCCGAGCGTTCCGATCAAACGTCCATTTTCATAGAAATCAGTTGTCGAAAGATTCCATGTTCCAGTCGGATCTCCTTTGGCCGTATCAAGACCGAAGGCGACAAGCAGAAAGGTCGCCCGAAACCGGCTGATTCTGTGAAGCGCCTTTCGCAGGACCCTGGTGTAGGTTGCGGCATCGATCTTCTCAGGGAGAGGGTAATTGATATTAAAGCCTTCTCCGGAGTCTTCACCGCGCTCATTGCGGAAGCCACTAAAGTAGGGATATGCTGAACGAGGATGACCGTGAATTGAAATCGTCAGGACGTCCTGCCGCTCATAGAAGATGTCCTGTGTCCCGTTCCCGTGATGGTAATCGATGTCAAGAACGGCGACCTTCCCATACCGGCTGAGGAAATGTGCCGCCACAGCCGCTGAATTGAAGTAGCAGAAACCGCCGAACGCGTTTCTTTCTGCGTGGTGTCCCGGTGGGCGGACCAGGGCATAGGCAAGGCGGTAGCCATCAAGAATTGCCTGGGCCACTGTAAGCGCGCAATCAACAGCCCGTTTTGCCGCCAGGTAGGCGTTCCGGTTCAATGGCGTAAAGGTATCAATGCAATAATAGCCCGCCCGGACGGGCATTTCCCGGGGAGGATGTGCCTTGTTACGGATGGGAAACACATATGGGTAAACGGATATTCCCGGTTGCATCTGCGAACACATTCGCTTGAAATATTCCACATAGTGGGTGTTGTGGATCGCCTTGATATTTTTTTCCGGGAAGTGACGAGGTGTCATTCTGTCAAAGAGATCCATTCCTTCGATGCCTTCCAGTATCCGCTGAATCCGGGCTGGTGCTTCAACATACCCCCGTTCGTGAACGTGGTGGATATCATGCTTGTCGTTCACGA
This genomic interval from Deltaproteobacteria bacterium contains the following:
- a CDS encoding acyl-CoA/acyl-ACP dehydrogenase → MDFDFNSDQNMFRDSFRRFLDKEIAPIVDERDKKGPLAREEAIGFMKKFKKIGVGWDPQSLKGFMQDFMTFGILTEELSRVWLSLDLVYTMNFGQTLLLLAPDAMREKLMPQWREGGLISCNAITEPNAGSDHRSMRTTAVLDGDKYIINGSKTWVSNAPIADICLLVAKDETGRESAFLIDREESPFQTRELLKLGLHAGPTGEMFFDECCIPRENNVMEMVSTAFSSGRREEIMEEFPLVTEMGLWKLFNVMSPVSAIFCFSRSWMALAAVGVCRAALEASIAYAKEREQFGRPIGKTQTIQGMIYEMMALTETSRLLSYRALDLTMKGSGEARLMSSLAKGYAAEAAVRVASSAIQIHGAMGLSVDLPLERYFRDARSWTIPDGTTEIQKLVVGNEALGMSAYV
- a CDS encoding AMP-binding protein gives rise to the protein MKENLYAPKPWLNFYKKLGIPETMEPYPEIPLHQLLDDTAREHPDSTAIIYMDGEITFGRLKKETEKLAAALAGLGVRKGETVTILLPTSAQFAISIWGISRTGATQLWASTMLKEMELIDLLNQTGSKTIITLDTNLDMIRVIKARTNLKHVIITALDDYSATERPLGEDIEGVFRFRKLIADHPSVPPRVDIDPKNDCALLRFTGGATGIPKGVMSSHFNLTANTRQIQGMLPIIGAVKGKNLVTIVPLLMFHLGGFTYIYMTALGLTQILLSDNRDYESIVNMMNTYRPFLSALVPAQWMKVSADKRLTHTPLLGLSGAAPLPSDVTREIETERGGVVTDVYGQSEANCLVTANLSIAAKLLPGGDRSLVWVGRTMPMAVKVLPHLIDFAQSRPGRMIVTLLKPIFLPLLKRGVKKKAMSGKKVRGFKEGVGTPLPDTDVKLLDVTTGKEVGIGEPGELFYRGPQLMMGYFPETGSGLTEDGYLGSGDVAIMDEDGFFRIVDRTKDMINVGGFKVYTEVLDEALRRHPSVFLAGCVGVPDPARPGSEIVKAFIQLKEGEVPRPDLEKELTALVEKSLSAYYKPKIYVFLDEIPLSNVDKVNKLALREMTGNHGAGQIPKS
- a CDS encoding mechanosensitive ion channel, whose product is MLESENLVHELITFLPALLTVIGVCIILRAGHWFLIGKHPDLGNERKFPRHMILLGLTLGGLLTIILALPISESSRNQLIGLIGILISGVIAFSSTNIVSNLMAGIVLRITKPFRTGDFIRVGDHFGRVSERGLFDTEIQTEMRELISLSNTYLIKNAVTTIRSSGTIISASLSLGYDVHHSLVESLLIQAAEKSGLEEPFVHILDLGNYSVEYRVAGLLTEVKKMISVRSNLYQSILDTLHEQGIEIMSPTIMIQRRMGDDQKIVPVSVAVTSAKGSINAEEIAFDKAEQAERTENEKKSLVKNIEELEAALKEAPEDDKIRIKETIKGHQERLKALDGKSESSSDQNQKPTE
- a CDS encoding 4Fe-4S binding protein codes for the protein MINRTILKTVALFIVLIIAVVGLSLISAKIWGDKPEKLPKPDTLIIERGMTVAQFGQTNNLSNQVLREIFGLQAKSDLENTLETYGTPPQISALVLKKLALASEHASKNWIKILVKFFFWAVFLVTVYMIFNKRKVSQRLRKWMLFTAILIFGVILGSDPSPMGTVKDAIYLYGSTGAIFPPRIIALTVFLACVFLVNKYICAWGCQVGTLQDLIFHINRTGKKKAVFGKQIKLPFVLTNTLRIAFLGIFTIVAFLWGIDIVEPIDPFKIFNPGHVVLAGSIFIVALLVASLFIYRPWCHIFCPFGLVGWLIEKISRVRVNVNYETCIACEKCAAACPTTVMSAILKNDKKTIPDCFSCYACRDVCPTGSVRYSTDKRTVPPAGHFDKQKIVK
- a CDS encoding acetylpolyamine amidohydrolase, producing the protein MFRIRRIYDDTLPRDREAIVQVQAILRNQFNELDEKDIARLPHQLKNPLKYRFRSIIFIAEDSQGNVKGFALMQHAPDLGFCYLDYLSIEPERAGRGVGGALYDRVREEAAKLTNEGLFFECLPDEKHLCRDKQVLKQNRKRLKFYEQYGAYPIINTAYETPFKPEHDCPPYLVFDPLGRNVSLSRDILRHVIRAILKRKYGDSCPPGYIEMVESSVTDDPVRLRPPRYTVTRPAFSVQTTRSMEKRIALVVNDKHDIHHVHERGYVEAPARIQRILEGIEGMDLFDRMTPRHFPEKNIKAIHNTHYVEYFKRMCSQMQPGISVYPYVFPIRNKAHPPREMPVRAGYYCIDTFTPLNRNAYLAAKRAVDCALTVAQAILDGYRLAYALVRPPGHHAERNAFGGFCYFNSAAVAAHFLSRYGKVAVLDIDYHHGNGTQDIFYERQDVLTISIHGHPRSAYPYFSGFRNERGEDSGEGFNINYPLPEKIDAATYTRVLRKALHRISRFRATFLLVAFGLDTAKGDPTGTWNLSTTDFYENGRLIGTLGLPTIIVQEGGYRSRSLGSNAGRFFMGLWEGFHGIPPSQRKGRSSQAKKPL